In Zea mays cultivar B73 chromosome 7, Zm-B73-REFERENCE-NAM-5.0, whole genome shotgun sequence, the following proteins share a genomic window:
- the LOC103632093 gene encoding nuclear transcription factor Y subunit B-4, translating to MSKAQGSNDHQHEHEDPEGSKPLEEYTIPKGTITRIMRQVLPQDSRVTGGAKETMDQCIVQFSTALVRAATQECRRDRRLTITADDLIVGFANLGLADYVQPMSVYLRLYRETVNNQQQAVAPPSPTVQRGTTTAVPPPPPNLTLQLGLPSVPDVTELARDTDVYALWHGAAPAAGSTSASSVAPMPPPAADGDEDE from the exons ATGAGCAAAGCTCAAGGAAGTAATGATCATCAACATGAACATGAAGATCCCGAAG GGTCAAAACCACTAGAAGAGTACACCATCCCGAAAGGCACCATAACGCGTATCATGCGCCAAGTCCTGCCGCAAGACTCGAGGGTCACCGGCGGCGCCAAGGAGACCATGGACCAGTGCATCGTCCAATTCTCCACGGCCCTCGTACGCGCCGCCACGCAAGAGTGCCGGCGAGACCGCCGCCTCAccatcaccgccgacgacctgATCGTCGGCTTTGCTAACCTCGGACTGGCTGACTACGTGCAGCCCATGTCCGTGTACCTACGTCTGTACCGTGAGACCGTTAATAACCAGCAGCAGGCCGTAGCACCGCCGTCACCGACCGTGCAGAGAGGGACGACGACGGcagtgccgccgccgccgccgaaccTCACGCTGCAACTGGGCCTGCCGTCCGTGCCTGATGTCACCGAGCTGGCGCGTGATACTGACGTGTACGCGCTGTGGCATGGAGCTGCACCGGCAGCGGGGAGCACGAGCGCCTCCTCGGTGGCGCCGATGCCGCCACCTGCTGCTGATGGTGATGAAGATGAGTGA